A window of Solanum stenotomum isolate F172 chromosome 9, ASM1918654v1, whole genome shotgun sequence genomic DNA:
TTCGTCTATGATTCGGTCAAATTAGTGTACCATgtcatgtatatatttatattaacttATTGGTGTTGAAGGTTTCGAATACAACAAATGATCTTTATACTGGTATATGAAGGTGATACCaaacaagaatatttttttaatagataaaaAGTGACTACAATTGAAACATCATATATTGTGAATTGTTGAACACATGTGGACATTGGAAGAGTGAAATTTGTGTGATAGCCAAGGTAAGTTAAGACTTATTTATGGTATGTGCAATTGCTTTCAAATTGTATGTTCAGTGAACAAATTATACTTTTCTCAAACTCACATATCAAATTGACAAACATGCATGTGAAGGTTCCGCGCATGTcgattcttttaaaaaatgagtgGTCTCTATATTTTAACGATACATATCTCATTTGATATTGTAGTTCAAATAAAACAATATCCTTGAGAATCAAAAAATGTACGTACAACAAATATTCGTTTATTTAATTCTTCCCACCACAATATCCAAATATCGAcactaaacaaaaataaaataccaaTGAAAACAAGTCAAACTATGCATCCTCCTACAAAATCCACATTAGATGATCCAACATAACTATAAAAATTGGTCAAGGACATGTTCCATCAAGAAATCAGAAATAATGTGATTTGTTTTGTCTGTCACATGAAATGCATCCCAAAATACGAACTTATTTGCATCTGTGCATGTCAATGGACTTAATTTATCGCATAAGAAACCCATCTCAAATAATCCTGTGCCACAACATGCTACATTTGCCACTTCAAACCCTGCATTTCTCAAAATGGCCAAtcgccaaaaaaaaaataaaaaaataattagttaattgCTAGGTGTTTGGTCATGAAAATcaaatagtgtttttttttttttttgaaattttaaagttgGATTTGGAATTAGAATTGTGTTTGGCCATacttttgcaaaaaatatttagaatttgaatgtgtttttttctaaatatgatttataccttttaatttctaaaaactAGCAAAATCACATAACTTAACTAATTTACCTGAAACATACAAatcaaattaactttaaaaCAGTAATATATCAAAATAGATAGACATATAATGTCACATATTAAATCGCATATATGAACTACTACATACTATCAGCAATATTGTCagtttatttgaaatttttggaaGTTAGAGACTTGGAGTTGAAGGTGTAGTTGTGTTTGGTTATAATTTCTGCAAATAATATCTAGTTGTTTGAATTTCTTCttcctaaaaaaaatgaaatataatttaaatgaaatccttttttatttaaaaaattagaatataagGTTGTTTGGCATTACTGTTGGGAGCTCAGAAgcacttattttgagaaaaaaacattttttttgaaaatttaggTGCTTGGCAAACCTGTAAAAGTGCTTTTAAATGGAAGATGAAGCAGTTTTTCTGTTGTTGGAAGAAGCTAAAAAATTATGCTTCTTAGAAAAAGCAGAAGCAgaagtagaaaattattttttcaagactaaaatatcccttatatattactattaattaattaacatatctcataTGTTTGGGTAAGTTTCATTTAATaactttatattttgtttttatataaaaaaaattatatttcattttacgtttatgtattattattttatttattattttacctaTTATTATTCAGAATTAGCAAAAaaggtaacaacaataatatttttgcaagatagaaaaaagaaaaaaaaacaatcaaagatTTCAACCTCcaaaaatttgtataatattgattgaaaaattgaataatgaatattttaatttaataaaagtaaaaatttaatttaatctttTGTAATAGATGTTTAAGCtaatttctctctataaaatactcttaatattaaaagtacattaatATTTACCTTTTATCGTAATTTCACTGATCTCAaaagcattttaaaaaaaaagattagtcaaacacaatttacttataaaaaaccattttacaaataaattagtcaaacacaaattgctttttttttttcaaaaacacttttctgAAAAGTTATTTTCAACACCAATCCTAAACAGGCTCTAAATTTGGAAAAATGAAACTGTTAAAAGtgaaattaaagtttttgaTGTTTCCAAAATTCCACATACAACtctaagttttaaaaataaatccaaATGTAAAGAAAAACTTACCATATGAAGAAGGTTTTGTAATCATTTGTAGCAAGAGATTATAAGCATCAGCAAAGACCACTCTAATCCCAGGAAGCTCTTCATTTAACTTCTCAACCAAACCACTCAACATGACATTGAAATGCTTAGCAACATTATTATACTTCTCATTGCATCCATCTCCATTTCCACCTACATAATTTGTTGCTCTTTCCAATGGCAAACACCCCATTGGAGGAACTCCAGTTAACGAAATTTTCCTAGCACCCATGCCATAAATTTGATGCACGAAGTTCTGAGCAAGTCGAAGaagaaaatcttgaaattgATCTTCTGTGTATTGAGAAGAACGTTGGCTTTGCATTGAATAGTAATTTTCCAAGAAGTCATTTGTTCCAATGCTGATTAAATAGAGTGACTCTTTTATTATGTATTTGGCTTTCTTTTTACCTGCGTATGATTCAAGTTTCTTTTGATATTCCTTGTAGTACTCAACTTCCTTCCACAATGGGATCACATCctgcaaaataattttttaagtccACAATCTAACGCATAATGTTATAGAATGAGAAAAGTATGATTAATGAAATGGATGATCTCCTAATAAAGTTTGAACAATCCTCCTCTTAATTTTTGGAGTGTGAGTTAAGCTCAAGAACTTAGAGCAGGACCCATCTCACCGATTGTTtggtcaaaattaaaatttgtcatGCACCAAATATAATgagcataatacataaatatgacccttaacttggcgtCGATtgacaactatgacctttaactttaggtgagcacaagtagacatttaaacttttataaaattgagcaaatagacacattcgttCTACATGGCACCCTGCATCACAATTTTGTGTCATACGTGGCGTCTTATGTATATTATGCTATGTAGGAtacatgtgtctatttgtttaattttatatacatttaagtgtctacttgtgcacactcaaaattgaaaatcataGTTATCCactgaagccaagttaaaggtcATGTTGATGATTTCTTCacttttgaaataatttttagaatatGAATTAGACTCAAGATCtaattttaaacttaatttGTGGAAATTTTCCTAGCACCATGATTCCGTTACCCAAATTAGCAAATAAAGGTAAACACGTGCTAGTATTATAGCAACTATGACTCgttgtattaattttattgagaggtccttgaaaaagaaaaaacatcaGTTAAAATTGGAAAGGAGTTAATGAAAGCTTACGAGCACATCAGAAGTGGCATTATCATAACCAGTACCAGCAGAAGCAAAACAAACACCTTCTGCAAAATCAGATATACTAAACGCCGGATCTAAATAAGCTGGAACAAATGGCCTCAGCCCAAAAGCTTCCGATATGAAATCCGGTGGAATTCGTCCATTGCAGAACCTACCAGTTGGCTTTTTATCGTAGAAATCGCGGCCGTACGGTTCGAAATTGCTCTTAAGAACAGTGGAGATCTGGTTGTTATTCCCTGAATCGACCGACGAATCGCCGAACACTATAATTGCTGGAACTTTTCCAGCCAATGTTTTAGTCGTTAGTAACAAAAAATGACTAAGGATTATGCTGATCAAAGTGGTATAAGCCATTGTTGAATTGGGATTTTGAGTGAATTTggtgattttattttatatcagTGTGAAAAATAGGGTGGGATAGAGGGTTTGTTGAGATTATTAATGGCTGCCAAAATTATTACGACTGGCAAAACTTGTAGTGATGAGTGcagaaattatttttgagtgGAAGCAATTAATGTCAGTTAATATAGTGATGTAAAGTTTGGTAATGTCAGTTACAATAAGTGATAATAATGGACCAAATTAAGCTTAGTTATTTTATACGTCATAAATAGAAGCAGATCTAGGATATTGAATGCGGTTTTTGGGGAAATCGGTAACTTTTGGGtagattttatatttatagTGAAAAGtcttataaatatataagaaatacATGTTGAAAATCTAACAACAAAGTAATCACTTGGTCTAGTGATAGTGAAGAAATTTGCTTAAGCTTATGGGGGTTTAATTCCCCTCATAGGGAATATAAAGAAGTcacttttaaatataaaattattagaaatttatgaacttcaaattttaaatccGTCTCCACTTCATTTAGTACTTtgtagccatagtttattttatttgtaattcgcagcaaacatcccttTTTTttcatctgattcggtatacaattagtcattttatata
This region includes:
- the LOC125877114 gene encoding GDSL esterase/lipase At2g04570-like; this encodes MAYTTLISIILSHFLLLTTKTLAGKVPAIIVFGDSSVDSGNNNQISTVLKSNFEPYGRDFYDKKPTGRFCNGRIPPDFISEAFGLRPFVPAYLDPAFSISDFAEGVCFASAGTGYDNATSDVLDVIPLWKEVEYYKEYQKKLESYAGKKKAKYIIKESLYLISIGTNDFLENYYSMQSQRSSQYTEDQFQDFLLRLAQNFVHQIYGMGARKISLTGVPPMGCLPLERATNYVGGNGDGCNEKYNNVAKHFNVMLSGLVEKLNEELPGIRVVFADAYNLLLQMITKPSSYGFEVANVACCGTGLFEMGFLCDKLSPLTCTDANKFVFWDAFHVTDKTNHIISDFLMEHVLDQFL